One genomic window of Streptomyces sp. NBC_01276 includes the following:
- a CDS encoding glycosyltransferase family 2 protein, whose protein sequence is MTVTVSVDVVLPCLNEAEALPWVLARIPPGWRALVVDNGSTDGSAEIARSLGATVVTESRRGFGAACHAGLLAARAEVVCFCDCDASLDPGLLTGFVAAVASGEADLVLGRRRPRGLRDWPAHARVGNLVLARLLRRRTGLPLRDLGPLRAARRAGLLGLELSDRRSGYPLQMVVRAADAGWRVREVDVPYLPRAGKSKVTGTWRGTWQAVRDMSRVLAEPAAPGARDRASVGGTR, encoded by the coding sequence GTGACCGTGACCGTGAGTGTTGATGTCGTCCTGCCCTGTCTGAACGAGGCCGAGGCCCTGCCCTGGGTACTCGCCCGCATCCCTCCCGGCTGGCGGGCCCTGGTCGTGGACAACGGGTCCACCGACGGCTCGGCGGAGATCGCCCGCTCCCTGGGCGCCACGGTGGTGACCGAGTCCCGGCGCGGGTTCGGCGCCGCCTGCCACGCGGGGCTGCTCGCCGCGCGGGCGGAGGTCGTGTGTTTCTGCGACTGCGACGCCTCCCTGGACCCCGGGCTGCTGACGGGCTTCGTGGCCGCCGTGGCCTCCGGCGAGGCGGACCTGGTGCTGGGCCGGCGCCGGCCGCGGGGCCTGCGCGACTGGCCCGCGCACGCCCGGGTGGGGAACCTGGTGCTGGCCCGGCTGCTGCGCCGCCGGACCGGGCTGCCCCTGCGCGACCTGGGCCCGCTGCGCGCGGCCCGGCGGGCCGGCCTGCTGGGCCTGGAACTGTCGGACCGCCGCTCGGGCTACCCGTTGCAGATGGTGGTGCGGGCCGCGGACGCGGGCTGGCGGGTACGGGAGGTGGACGTGCCGTACCTGCCGCGCGCCGGGAAGTCGAAGGTGACCGGCACCTGGCGGGGCACCTGGCAGGCCGTCCGCGACATGAGCCGGGTGCTGGCCGAACCCGCCGCGCCCGGCGCCCGCGACCGCGCCTCCGTCGGGGGGACCCGGTGA
- a CDS encoding DUF2064 domain-containing protein, with amino-acid sequence MKTTLLVIAKEPLPGRVKTRLTPPFTPAEAAALAEASLADTLAAVAATPAARRVLVLDGRPGPWLPPGFEVLPQSAGTLDERLAAAFGACSGPALLIGMDTPQVTPALLTVDWDGYDAWFGPAVDGGFWALGLAEPDPGLLRGVPMSVAETGAVQYARLRAAGLRTGRLPLLRDVDTAEDARRVAASAPAGAFAARLAALPGGAPAVRG; translated from the coding sequence GTGAAGACGACCCTGCTGGTGATCGCGAAGGAACCCCTGCCGGGCCGGGTCAAGACCCGGCTCACCCCGCCGTTCACCCCGGCCGAGGCGGCCGCCCTGGCCGAGGCCTCGCTGGCCGACACCCTGGCCGCAGTCGCCGCGACCCCCGCCGCGCGCAGGGTCCTCGTACTCGACGGGCGGCCCGGTCCCTGGCTGCCGCCCGGGTTCGAGGTGCTCCCGCAGTCCGCAGGGACCCTGGACGAGCGTCTCGCGGCGGCCTTCGGAGCCTGCTCCGGGCCCGCGCTGCTGATCGGCATGGACACCCCGCAGGTCACGCCCGCGCTGCTGACCGTCGACTGGGACGGGTACGACGCCTGGTTCGGGCCCGCCGTGGACGGCGGCTTCTGGGCACTGGGCCTCGCCGAGCCCGACCCCGGGCTGCTGCGCGGGGTGCCGATGTCGGTGGCGGAGACGGGAGCCGTCCAGTACGCGCGGCTGCGGGCGGCCGGGCTGCGGACCGGGCGGCTCCCGCTGCTGCGGGACGTGGACACGGCCGAGGACGCCCGGCGGGTGGCGGCCTCGGCTCCGGCGGGGGCGTTCGCGGCCCGGCTGGCGGCCCTGCCCGGCGGTGCGCCGGCGGTGCGGGGGTGA
- a CDS encoding class I SAM-dependent methyltransferase translates to MTAAAAWTADDPYSLALRSGRGPLFLRRGDGWLLPLEVERWCEAPDEADRTVLGRCRGTVLDIGCGPGRLVAALAARGHRALGIDVSPEAVARTARAGGSALRRSVFDSLPGEGRWGTALLIDGNIGIGGDPAALLGRMAEVLAASGSLIVECEEVEVDERCEVRVADGRGAQGTPFTWARVGAAALTAHAGAQGWVRADHWTVAGRVFVELRRPGRTLPRPSDRRSGRTVRP, encoded by the coding sequence GTGACCGCCGCCGCGGCCTGGACGGCCGACGACCCGTACTCCCTCGCCCTGCGCAGCGGCCGGGGTCCCCTTTTCCTGCGGCGCGGGGACGGCTGGCTGTTGCCGCTGGAGGTGGAGCGCTGGTGCGAGGCCCCCGACGAGGCGGACCGGACCGTGCTGGGGCGCTGCCGCGGGACGGTGCTCGACATCGGCTGCGGCCCCGGGCGGCTGGTGGCGGCGCTGGCCGCCCGGGGCCACCGGGCGCTGGGCATCGACGTGAGCCCGGAGGCGGTGGCCCGTACGGCCCGCGCGGGCGGCAGCGCCCTGCGCCGCTCGGTCTTCGACTCCCTTCCCGGCGAGGGGCGTTGGGGCACGGCCCTGCTGATCGACGGGAACATCGGCATCGGCGGCGACCCGGCGGCCCTGCTGGGCCGGATGGCAGAGGTCCTCGCCGCCTCGGGGTCTCTGATCGTGGAGTGCGAGGAGGTGGAGGTGGACGAGCGCTGCGAGGTCCGGGTCGCGGACGGCCGCGGCGCGCAGGGCACGCCCTTCACCTGGGCCCGCGTCGGTGCCGCCGCGCTGACCGCGCACGCCGGGGCGCAGGGGTGGGTCCGCGCGGACCACTGGACGGTCGCGGGGCGCGTGTTCGTGGAACTGCGGCGTCCTGGAAGGACGCTCCCGCGGCCCTCGGACCGCCGGTCGGGGCGGACCGTACGCCCCTGA
- a CDS encoding (2,3-dihydroxybenzoyl)adenylate synthase, with amino-acid sequence MTTMPDGHTPWPEEFVDRYWAAGHWRGNTLDNLLRDWALRYGPRTALVHGGTRLTYAHLNRRVDRMAAGIRLLGLRPGQRVVVQLPNVPEFVVTAFALMRAGVVPVFCPVSHRAPEVSRLVRVTGAVGYVAPSTYRGFDHTAMAAEIAAREPFLRRVFTLGTPDSPAPYGGGFTTDPAGCHYFPLGSVDAPPGPALARGADRVALMFLSGGRSATPVLVPRTHDDYAYQARAVAELVSLTSDDVYLAALPAGADFAFGCPGVVGTLSVGGTVVLVEDPGPATCLPVVERERVTVTSLSPATVRLWLDAPGPVRAGTSSLRLVQVGGAPLERETVERIGPAWGARPQRVFGMPEGLLVLTRPDDPAETVLTTQGRPLSPDDEIRLVDADGRDVPDGEPGELLVRGPYTVRGYYRAPEENARAFTADGRFRTGARARRTPDGNLVVVSRFIDPAWPVEAEADAVLP; translated from the coding sequence ATGACCACCATGCCCGACGGCCACACGCCCTGGCCCGAGGAGTTCGTCGACCGCTACTGGGCTGCCGGGCACTGGCGTGGCAACACGCTGGACAACCTGCTGCGCGACTGGGCCCTGCGGTACGGACCGCGCACCGCGCTCGTGCACGGCGGCACCCGCCTCACGTACGCGCACCTGAACCGGCGCGTGGACCGCATGGCGGCCGGAATCCGGCTGCTCGGCCTGCGGCCCGGCCAACGGGTCGTCGTCCAGCTGCCGAACGTGCCCGAATTCGTCGTCACGGCCTTCGCGCTGATGCGCGCCGGGGTGGTCCCCGTGTTCTGTCCGGTCTCGCACCGCGCGCCCGAGGTGTCACGGCTCGTGCGGGTCACCGGGGCCGTCGGCTACGTCGCCCCCTCGACGTACCGGGGCTTCGACCACACGGCGATGGCCGCGGAGATCGCGGCCCGAGAACCCTTCCTGCGGCGGGTGTTCACCCTCGGAACGCCGGACTCCCCCGCCCCGTACGGCGGCGGCTTCACGACCGACCCGGCGGGCTGCCACTACTTCCCGCTGGGCTCCGTCGACGCCCCGCCCGGCCCGGCGCTCGCGCGGGGCGCGGACCGGGTGGCCCTCATGTTCCTCTCCGGCGGCCGCTCCGCGACGCCCGTGCTCGTTCCGCGCACCCACGACGACTACGCCTACCAGGCGCGGGCCGTCGCCGAGCTGGTGTCGCTGACCTCGGACGACGTGTACCTGGCTGCTCTGCCCGCCGGGGCCGACTTCGCCTTCGGCTGCCCCGGAGTCGTCGGGACGCTCTCCGTCGGCGGCACGGTCGTCCTGGTCGAGGACCCGGGGCCCGCCACGTGCCTTCCGGTCGTCGAACGGGAGCGGGTCACCGTCACGTCGCTGTCGCCCGCCACCGTCCGGCTCTGGCTCGACGCGCCCGGCCCGGTCCGGGCCGGCACGAGCAGTCTGCGCCTGGTGCAGGTCGGCGGCGCGCCTCTGGAGCGGGAGACCGTCGAACGGATCGGCCCCGCATGGGGCGCTCGCCCGCAGCGGGTCTTCGGCATGCCCGAGGGGCTGCTGGTCCTGACCCGGCCCGACGATCCGGCCGAGACCGTGCTCACCACGCAGGGCCGCCCGCTCTCGCCGGACGACGAGATCCGCCTGGTCGACGCCGACGGCCGGGACGTGCCCGACGGGGAGCCTGGCGAACTCCTCGTCCGGGGCCCGTACACCGTGCGGGGCTACTACCGGGCGCCCGAAGAGAACGCCCGCGCCTTCACCGCCGACGGCCGCTTCCGCACCGGCGCCCGCGCGCGGCGCACCCCGGACGGCAACCTGGTGGTGGTGTCCCGCTTCATCGACCCCGCCTGGCCGGTCGAGGCGGAGGCCGACGCCGTCCTCCCGTAG
- a CDS encoding GNAT family N-acetyltransferase — protein sequence MPTEPTQHTQQPQPQPIEPGTELPRISAFLTAFARRQAARTVEFPGGFAALDDAFARTWSANQIVVERAVDPGALPARAEELLGHLGHRMVSVFDDVTAAACAPWLTRAGYTHSSYLVMLHTGSVPDGAHAREVELDALRAPLTRRWQGFLPEAGEETVRALVEQRGARRRGAEFVRFIGSRTGEGEIASWADLYADPRTGTAQVEDLVTAEAHLGRGHAGAVLDTALRRAADAGCGIRFLIADTQDWPRTWYARRGFTSIGHTHVFERV from the coding sequence ATGCCGACCGAGCCGACGCAGCACACGCAGCAGCCGCAGCCGCAGCCGATCGAACCGGGCACCGAACTCCCGCGGATCAGCGCCTTCCTGACCGCCTTCGCGCGCCGTCAGGCGGCACGGACCGTCGAGTTCCCGGGCGGGTTCGCGGCCCTCGACGACGCCTTCGCCCGCACCTGGTCCGCCAACCAGATCGTCGTGGAGCGGGCCGTCGACCCCGGGGCGCTGCCCGCACGGGCCGAGGAGCTCCTGGGGCACCTGGGGCACCGGATGGTCTCCGTCTTCGACGACGTCACCGCGGCGGCCTGCGCGCCGTGGCTGACCCGGGCCGGGTACACGCACTCCTCCTACCTCGTCATGCTGCACACCGGGTCCGTCCCGGACGGCGCGCACGCCCGGGAGGTGGAACTCGACGCGCTGCGGGCCCCGCTGACCCGGCGTTGGCAGGGCTTCCTGCCGGAGGCCGGGGAGGAGACCGTCCGGGCCCTCGTCGAACAGCGCGGTGCCCGTCGTCGCGGCGCCGAGTTCGTACGGTTCATAGGCTCCCGCACCGGCGAGGGCGAGATCGCCTCCTGGGCCGACCTCTACGCCGACCCGCGAACGGGCACGGCCCAGGTCGAGGACCTGGTCACCGCCGAGGCCCACCTCGGCCGCGGGCACGCCGGAGCGGTCCTGGACACGGCCCTGCGCCGGGCCGCCGACGCGGGGTGCGGCATCCGCTTCCTGATCGCGGACACCCAGGACTGGCCGCGTACGTGGTACGCCAGGCGCGGCTTCACGTCCATCGGCCACACGCACGTCTTCGAACGGGTCTGA
- a CDS encoding molybdopterin-dependent oxidoreductase produces the protein MTSDPPPPCDPSLTDGPADDPGPVPPARGAVGRAKAALAAVRPPGSSGRLHDARTATAVGRPLAAAFAVCFVTGLISHYLQHPPAWAADSLPTRPAWGYRLTQGLHVASGTAAVVLLLVKLWTVYPRLFAWPPVRGVRHALERLSVAVLVATAVLEVATGLLNIVQWYPWPLGFVETHFALGWVVTGSILLHIALKAPEIRDHWTARSPGTRLLPAADGPDRRSLLLGTAAAVGAVTVTTVGQSFTPLALLDLLGPRHPGHGPQGLPVNRTAAAAGIGPDRLRDWRLEVRGPRPYTLTLPQLRSLPRARADLPIACVEGWSAQAAWSGVRIRDLLARAGAPPGAGLRVTSMESGGAYRVMEMGRDHAEDPLTLLALELNGQVLSPDHGYPARIIAPNRPGVLQTKWVTLLEVL, from the coding sequence ATGACTTCCGACCCCCCACCGCCCTGTGACCCGTCGCTCACGGACGGCCCCGCCGACGACCCCGGGCCGGTGCCGCCGGCACGGGGGGCGGTCGGCCGGGCGAAGGCGGCCCTGGCGGCCGTACGCCCGCCCGGCTCCTCCGGCCGCCTGCACGACGCCCGTACCGCCACCGCCGTCGGCCGCCCACTCGCCGCCGCCTTCGCCGTCTGCTTCGTGACCGGGCTGATCAGCCACTACCTCCAGCACCCGCCGGCCTGGGCCGCCGACTCCCTCCCCACCCGGCCCGCCTGGGGCTACCGGCTCACCCAGGGCCTGCACGTCGCCTCCGGGACCGCCGCGGTCGTGCTGCTGCTCGTCAAGCTGTGGACCGTCTACCCCCGGCTCTTCGCGTGGCCGCCCGTGCGCGGCGTACGGCACGCCCTGGAGCGGCTGTCGGTGGCCGTCCTGGTCGCGACCGCCGTACTGGAGGTCGCCACCGGACTCCTCAACATCGTGCAGTGGTACCCCTGGCCGTTGGGCTTCGTCGAGACGCACTTCGCCCTCGGCTGGGTCGTGACCGGGTCCATCCTGCTGCACATCGCCCTCAAGGCCCCCGAGATCAGGGACCACTGGACCGCGCGTTCGCCCGGCACCCGCCTGCTGCCCGCCGCGGACGGGCCGGACCGGCGGTCGCTGCTCCTCGGGACGGCCGCCGCCGTCGGCGCGGTCACGGTGACCACCGTCGGCCAGTCCTTCACCCCGCTGGCGCTCCTCGACCTGCTCGGCCCCCGGCACCCCGGCCACGGGCCGCAGGGCCTGCCCGTCAACCGGACGGCCGCAGCGGCCGGGATCGGGCCCGACCGGCTGCGCGACTGGCGGCTGGAGGTGCGCGGCCCCCGCCCGTACACGCTGACGCTCCCCCAGCTGCGCTCCCTGCCCCGGGCGCGGGCCGACCTGCCGATCGCCTGCGTGGAGGGCTGGAGCGCCCAGGCGGCCTGGAGCGGGGTGCGGATCAGGGACCTGCTCGCCCGCGCGGGCGCACCGCCGGGCGCCGGGCTGCGCGTCACCTCCATGGAGTCCGGCGGCGCCTACCGCGTCATGGAGATGGGACGGGACCACGCCGAGGACCCGCTCACCCTGCTCGCGCTGGAACTCAACGGGCAGGTGCTCTCGCCCGACCACGGCTACCCGGCGCGGATCATCGCGCCGAACCGGCCCGGGGTGCTCCAGACCAAGTGGGTCACCCTGCTGGAGGTGCTGTGA
- a CDS encoding glycosyltransferase 87 family protein, producing the protein MDHPRLRPRPGPRPRAAARIPVAVTALLLTALTGVLVAAVRYDAYFTDPAGLLGWYAAAWALFGAAVWSLRRVPTRRVVPLLLAGALAVAGAGLAGPPLTSTDSFRYAWDGRVQAAGTSPYDRAPADPALRPLRDAWLFPHTPAACAGPARVVVEPGVCTRINRPAVHTIYPPVAEGYFALVHFLSPPGVRHKALQAGGALTAFAVTVGLLLILRRRGADPRTAAWWAWCPAVAVEAVNNAHVDGLAVLLSVAALGVVVRRRALGGVLFGLAVAAKLLPAVLLPGALAGVRRWRDAAVLLLPAAAVVGLAYLPYVLWSRSSVFGYLGGYAEEEGYGDPGAGGRYALLRLVLPDAWAVPAVVAGMLAVVAYVWWRGDPERPWSGALLVTGTAFLLMTPGYSWYALLPVALVALDGRAEWLGVAVAGAVVYVGRVPLGGATVEVAYGLAGAAVLAGWALRRRAGARDGEGSRPGPRRGRVGGGQPMWKESP; encoded by the coding sequence ATGGACCACCCCCGCCTCCGCCCCCGTCCGGGCCCCCGCCCCCGCGCCGCCGCCCGCATCCCGGTCGCCGTGACCGCGCTGCTGCTCACCGCGCTGACCGGCGTGCTCGTCGCCGCCGTCCGCTACGACGCGTACTTCACCGACCCGGCCGGGCTCCTCGGCTGGTACGCCGCCGCCTGGGCCCTGTTCGGGGCGGCCGTGTGGTCGCTGCGCCGGGTGCCGACCCGCCGCGTGGTCCCCCTGCTGCTGGCCGGGGCGCTGGCGGTGGCCGGGGCGGGGCTCGCCGGGCCGCCGCTGACCAGTACCGATTCCTTCCGCTACGCCTGGGACGGCCGGGTCCAGGCCGCCGGAACCTCCCCTTACGACCGCGCCCCGGCGGATCCGGCGCTGCGGCCCCTGCGCGACGCCTGGCTCTTCCCCCACACGCCCGCCGCCTGCGCCGGACCCGCCCGGGTCGTCGTCGAGCCGGGGGTCTGCACCCGGATCAACCGGCCCGCGGTGCACACCATCTACCCGCCCGTCGCGGAGGGGTACTTCGCCCTGGTGCACTTCCTCTCGCCGCCCGGCGTGCGCCACAAGGCGCTCCAGGCCGGCGGGGCCCTGACGGCGTTCGCGGTGACCGTGGGGCTGCTGCTGATCCTGCGGCGCCGGGGCGCTGACCCCCGTACGGCGGCCTGGTGGGCGTGGTGCCCGGCGGTGGCGGTGGAGGCGGTGAACAACGCGCACGTGGACGGGCTCGCCGTGCTGCTGTCGGTGGCCGCGCTGGGGGTGGTGGTGCGCCGACGGGCCCTGGGCGGAGTCCTGTTCGGCCTGGCCGTGGCGGCGAAGCTGCTGCCCGCGGTCCTGCTGCCGGGCGCGCTGGCCGGCGTACGGCGGTGGCGGGACGCGGCGGTGCTGCTGCTGCCCGCCGCGGCGGTGGTGGGGCTGGCGTACCTGCCGTACGTGCTGTGGTCGCGCTCGTCGGTCTTCGGCTACCTGGGCGGCTACGCCGAGGAGGAGGGGTACGGGGATCCGGGTGCGGGCGGCCGGTACGCGCTGCTGCGGCTGGTGCTGCCGGACGCGTGGGCGGTCCCGGCGGTGGTGGCCGGGATGCTCGCGGTGGTGGCGTACGTCTGGTGGCGCGGGGATCCCGAACGGCCGTGGAGCGGGGCCCTGCTGGTGACGGGGACGGCCTTCCTGCTGATGACCCCGGGGTACTCCTGGTACGCGCTGCTGCCGGTGGCCCTGGTGGCGCTGGACGGCCGGGCCGAGTGGCTGGGGGTGGCCGTCGCCGGGGCGGTCGTCTACGTGGGCCGGGTGCCGCTGGGCGGGGCGACCGTGGAGGTGGCGTACGGGCTGGCGGGCGCGGCGGTGCTGGCCGGCTGGGCGCTGCGCCGCCGCGCCGGGGCCCGGGACGGAGAGGGGTCTCGTCCCGGGCCGCGGCGCGGACGGGTGGGCGGTGGTCAGCCGATGTGGAAGGAGTCCCCGTAG
- a CDS encoding chitosanase: MTIGALIGAALLATPVAAHATAAPAAAPAAASPAAAAATGLDDPAKKDIAMQIVSSAENSSLDWKAQYKYIEDIRDGRGYTAGIIGFCSGTGDMLDLVEYYTQVKPGNVLAKYLPALRKVNGGESHAGLDPNFTKDWAKAAADGEFKKAQDHERDRVYFNPAVGQGKSDGVGTLGQFMYYDAIVMHGDGGDSTSFRNIRKRALTKAKPPAQGGNETTWLNAFLDARVWAMKQEEAHSDTSRVDTAQRVFLKKGNLNLNTPLDWKVYGDSFHIG; the protein is encoded by the coding sequence ATGACGATCGGCGCCCTGATCGGCGCCGCGCTCCTCGCCACCCCCGTCGCCGCGCACGCCACCGCCGCACCGGCGGCGGCACCGGCCGCGGCCTCCCCCGCCGCGGCGGCGGCGACCGGTCTCGACGACCCGGCGAAGAAGGACATCGCCATGCAGATCGTCTCCAGCGCGGAGAACTCCTCGCTGGACTGGAAGGCGCAGTACAAGTACATCGAGGACATACGCGACGGGCGCGGCTACACCGCCGGCATCATCGGCTTCTGTTCCGGCACCGGCGACATGCTCGACCTCGTCGAGTACTACACGCAGGTCAAGCCCGGCAACGTGCTCGCCAAGTACCTGCCCGCCCTGCGCAAGGTCAACGGCGGCGAATCGCACGCCGGCCTCGACCCCAACTTCACCAAGGACTGGGCCAAGGCCGCCGCCGACGGCGAGTTCAAGAAGGCGCAGGACCACGAGCGCGACCGCGTCTACTTCAACCCCGCCGTCGGCCAGGGCAAGAGCGACGGCGTCGGCACCCTCGGCCAGTTCATGTACTACGACGCCATCGTCATGCACGGCGACGGCGGCGACTCCACCAGCTTCCGCAACATCCGCAAGCGGGCCCTGACCAAGGCCAAGCCCCCGGCCCAGGGCGGCAACGAGACCACCTGGCTCAACGCCTTCCTCGACGCCCGCGTCTGGGCGATGAAGCAGGAGGAGGCGCACAGCGACACCAGCCGCGTCGACACCGCGCAGCGGGTCTTCCTGAAGAAGGGCAACCTGAACCTCAACACCCCGCTCGACTGGAAGGTCTACGGGGACTCCTTCCACATCGGCTGA
- a CDS encoding sigma-70 family RNA polymerase sigma factor, with product MRRPIPFGAPQERSAPDLPGIMEHVARGDQDAFAALYDVIAGPVHGIVVKVLRDRAQSEEVTQEVLIEVWRQAPRYRPDKGTVMTWVLTIAHRRAVDRVRSAQAATAREQDTAAREHARPYDEVSEQVEIRLEGEQVRRCVRGLTELQRQAVSLAYYGGLTYREVAETLHTPLPTVKTRLRDGLIRLRDCMGVTA from the coding sequence GTGAGGCGGCCGATCCCCTTCGGCGCACCGCAGGAACGGTCCGCCCCCGACCTCCCCGGAATCATGGAGCACGTCGCCCGCGGCGATCAGGACGCCTTCGCCGCGCTCTACGACGTGATCGCGGGCCCCGTCCACGGGATCGTCGTCAAGGTCCTGCGGGACCGGGCGCAGTCCGAGGAGGTCACCCAGGAGGTCCTGATCGAGGTCTGGCGACAGGCCCCGCGCTACCGCCCCGACAAGGGCACCGTCATGACCTGGGTGCTGACCATCGCGCACCGGCGCGCGGTGGACCGGGTCCGCTCGGCGCAGGCCGCGACCGCCCGCGAACAGGACACGGCGGCGCGCGAACACGCCCGCCCCTACGACGAGGTGAGCGAACAGGTGGAGATCCGGCTGGAGGGGGAACAGGTGCGCCGCTGCGTGCGCGGGCTGACCGAACTCCAGCGCCAGGCCGTCAGCCTGGCCTACTACGGGGGGCTGACGTACCGGGAGGTCGCCGAGACCCTCCACACCCCGCTGCCCACGGTCAAGACACGGCTGCGCGACGGGCTGATCCGGCTGCGCGACTGCATGGGGGTCACGGCATGA
- a CDS encoding anti-sigma factor domain-containing protein, producing MSRTRTGTEQLHALSGAYALNALDRAERDSFERHLERCPQCAQDVREFAATAARLGAGVALPAPPGMRAAVLGRIDGVRQLSPARRGIATLRRRALPLALAACLTGVLALGGTAVWEHQRAHRSAAALQDLTAVLAAPDARTVIRRSASGATATVVASPSRDRAAFLGSGLPAAPEGRTYQLWLADGGTMRPAGLTGGDGATVLTAPLGRATAVGLTLEPAGGSPAPTSPPLVLLPLPR from the coding sequence ATGAGCCGCACCAGAACCGGCACCGAGCAGCTGCACGCGCTCTCCGGGGCCTACGCCCTGAACGCGCTGGACCGGGCCGAACGGGACTCGTTCGAGCGGCACTTGGAGCGGTGCCCCCAATGCGCGCAGGACGTGCGGGAGTTCGCGGCGACGGCCGCGCGGCTCGGCGCCGGCGTGGCGCTGCCCGCCCCACCGGGGATGCGGGCGGCGGTCCTGGGGCGCATCGACGGGGTCCGGCAGCTGTCGCCGGCCCGCCGGGGCATCGCCACCCTGCGCCGACGTGCGCTGCCGCTGGCGCTCGCGGCCTGCCTGACCGGGGTGCTGGCGCTGGGCGGGACGGCGGTGTGGGAGCACCAGCGGGCCCACCGGTCGGCCGCGGCGCTCCAGGACCTGACGGCGGTACTGGCCGCGCCGGACGCCCGTACGGTGATCAGGCGGTCGGCGTCCGGTGCCACGGCGACGGTGGTGGCGTCCCCGTCCCGGGACCGGGCGGCCTTCCTCGGCTCCGGGCTTCCGGCGGCCCCGGAGGGTCGGACCTACCAGCTCTGGCTGGCCGACGGGGGCACGATGCGGCCGGCGGGGCTCACGGGCGGCGACGGCGCGACCGTCCTGACGGCTCCCCTGGGCCGCGCGACGGCGGTCGGCCTGACCCTGGAACCCGCGGGCGGCTCCCCCGCCCCGACCAGCCCCCCGCTGGTGCTCCTCCCCCTCCCCCGCTGA
- a CDS encoding methyltransferase domain-containing protein, whose product MALVVIRHAPAPAPDPLAPALDTGAPSGPEIRRCDPWSGDPLPAGLKDIEGLVLTGDTPEALPLLREALAAEVPVLALGGGADLLARAAGGSRRPAPRTPEAADPLLGGDGGPDRGPEGGPEGGGEEGPDGGDGRPAPPPAFRVGGCAWGLAAPPEGDGAGGLLGRFAALAAGRAEHTATRAFFTPRADAWEERFAYQTPAYEAAVSRMGLAAGGTALDLGCGSGRALPALRGLVGASGTVLGVDLTPAMLTAAAREGRTGPGQLLLVADCARLPLAAGTVHGIFAAGLLDHLPKPRPVLAEWARVSAPGGELLLFHPSGRAERAARHGRPVSPDDPLAEPNLRPALEATGWRLAEYEDAPDRFLARARRP is encoded by the coding sequence ATGGCCCTCGTCGTGATCCGCCACGCACCCGCCCCCGCCCCCGACCCGCTCGCCCCCGCCCTGGACACCGGCGCGCCGTCCGGGCCGGAGATCCGGCGCTGTGACCCGTGGTCGGGGGATCCGCTCCCGGCCGGGCTCAAGGACATCGAGGGCCTGGTGCTGACCGGGGACACCCCGGAGGCACTCCCCCTGCTGCGGGAGGCGCTGGCCGCGGAGGTGCCGGTCCTGGCCCTCGGCGGCGGGGCGGACCTGCTGGCCCGCGCGGCCGGCGGATCACGGCGGCCCGCTCCCCGCACTCCGGAAGCCGCCGATCCACTGCTCGGCGGCGACGGAGGCCCGGACAGAGGCCCGGAAGGAGGCCCGGAAGGAGGCGGGGAAGAGGGCCCGGACGGGGGTGACGGCCGACCGGCGCCGCCCCCGGCGTTCCGGGTCGGCGGCTGCGCGTGGGGGCTCGCGGCCCCGCCGGAGGGCGACGGGGCCGGGGGTCTGCTCGGGCGGTTCGCGGCGCTGGCGGCCGGGCGGGCCGAGCACACCGCCACCCGGGCCTTCTTCACCCCGCGCGCCGACGCCTGGGAGGAGCGCTTCGCCTACCAGACCCCGGCCTACGAGGCGGCCGTGTCCCGGATGGGCCTGGCGGCGGGCGGGACCGCGCTCGACCTCGGCTGCGGCAGCGGCCGTGCGCTGCCCGCGCTGCGCGGGCTGGTCGGCGCCTCGGGCACGGTGCTCGGCGTCGACCTCACGCCCGCCATGCTCACGGCGGCCGCCCGCGAGGGCCGGACCGGCCCGGGGCAACTGCTGCTGGTCGCCGACTGCGCGCGGCTTCCGCTGGCCGCCGGCACGGTGCACGGCATCTTCGCCGCCGGCCTGCTGGACCACCTGCCGAAGCCGCGCCCCGTACTCGCCGAGTGGGCCCGGGTGTCCGCGCCCGGCGGGGAGCTGCTGCTGTTCCACCCCTCGGGCCGGGCCGAACGCGCCGCCCGCCACGGCCGCCCGGTCAGCCCCGACGACCCCCTGGCCGAGCCCAACCTCCGCCCGGCCCTGGAGGCGACGGGCTGGCGCCTCGCGGAGTACGAGGACGCCCCGGACCGCTTCCTGGCCCGGGCCCGGCGCCCCTGA